One Fusarium oxysporum f. sp. lycopersici 4287 chromosome 8, whole genome shotgun sequence genomic region harbors:
- a CDS encoding DNA-directed RNA polymerase III subunit RPC10: MLLFCPHCANILTVSLTNTRTNRLECRTCPFEHHITEPVFSRRMYERVEKEDVFGGPGAWDNAQKGRVQCPNEGCEGDEAAFFQVQIRSADEPMTSFYKCMTCGHRWREN, from the exons ATGTTGCTCT TCTGCCCCCATTGCGCAAACATCCTCACCGTCTCCCTCACAAATACACGAACCAACCGTCTCGAATGCCGAACTTGCCCTTTCGAACATCACATCACCGAGCCCGTCTTTTCGCGACGGATGTACGAGCgtgtcgagaaggaggatgtcTTTGGCGGTCCTGGCGCCTGGGACAATGCGCAAAAGGGTCGTGTTCAGTGTCCCAACGAAGGGTGCGAGGGAGATGAGGCAGCATTCTTCCAGGTCCAGATTCGTAGTGCTGATGAGCCCATGACGAGTTTTTACAAGTGCATGACCTGTGGTCACCGGTGGAGAGAAAACTGA